DNA from Gracilinanus agilis isolate LMUSP501 chromosome 3, AgileGrace, whole genome shotgun sequence:
CAAAATTATTTTGCACGTGGAAATGTATGTtctttttggttttgtaaaatttggaataaaaatttgATGGCCCTGAGTAAGACACCagaaaaaatgaggacactagAAGCCTAAAGGAACttctactgaattagaaaatttatctaaagaaataattgtattatgaaaaattatatgaaataagacCAACAGATCAATAGATGGTAGGGAATAGAtaagatattttataaaatgaaattttattgctACCTTctgttttcatatcttttttcccaatttagaACTTCCTTTGAATCTTTTTAGACAACTATCACATCaaagaagcaattttaaaaaatattaatgctGTTTCTATACCTATAATTAAAAAGGTGATAATTTCCATGCAATCCCCACTGGCTAGAAAGATGAAAGTGCAAGAATGGTTTCCTCTAAACTGCCAATCTGGGAACACCAATGTGAATCTTCAGGTCCATCattgatggtttttttttaaaaaaaggaaaatttcagaaCACTGTTCTTTTGCAGAGACAAGAAGCAGTGACAAACATAGGAGTTCTTAGCTTTGGAGAGAGGGAGTAAAGGGAAAAGCTCAAAGAATGAAGGTGCAAAAAAAGGCAGACTAAACTGGGGATCTTTGttaatagtaataagaagaaaagggtttgtttggtttttcccCAAGAGGTGGCAATGGTGAATTGCTGGATAAGAAGAAAGGTGAGAAGTCAGCCCTAAAGCAGAGGCTGAAGCACTATCAAAACATGAGTTCTCACCTTTTGTGGGTGGAGTCAAGGGAGGAGCTACCAAAGACAGACATATAAAAAGACACCTCACAACTGGGTCCTGGTGTCTTTGGCTGCCAGATCCCAAGGGAGAAAGGCAGGCATTATCTCTCCTGGAAGGAATATCTGAGAAGGAAGGAATCAGAAGCCTGGGAGCATGGATCCAAGAGATTTGCTGGAAAACCTCAAGACAGATCTGACTTGCTCTATCTGCCTGGGCTACTTCACAGACCCAGTGACTGTCAGTTGTGGCCATAGCTTTTGCACAGTCTGCCTTCTGAGGTGCAGGGGAGAAGCAGAGTCAACATTCCACTGCCCAGAATGCAGAGGAATCATCGAAGAAGATGATGTGTTGCCTAATAGGAATTTGCAGACTGTGTCTGTCACTGGCAAAAGGCTCAGACCTCATCTGCTTCAGAGCATTGTGGACCTGTCTGTGTGTCATAAacatggggagaaagagaagctCTTCTGTGAAGAAGACCAGAGACTTCTCTGTGGTTCCTGTTCATTATCCCCAGGGCACAAGGACCACAGAGTCCTTCCCCTGAAAATGGCTGCTGACAAGTGCAGGGACAAGATCAAGCACACCCTGAATAACTTACAacgaaaaaaagaagaatttaatgtTGCCTTGGACAGAGCGGCCAGGAGAGAGGCACTCTGTGACAAGGCTATACACTCTTTGAAACAATCTTTTATTTCAGAATACAGGAAAGTACATGAATTCTTATGGGAGGAAGAAGAGCTCTATCTACAAAGACTAGACCAGCAATACACAGACATCTTGgcaaaactggagctcaacaagaCCAAACTGTCTCAACAGAttgaaaatctggaaagaatgcAATTAGAAGTAGAGGACAATTTGGAGAAGGGGCCCTTGGAAATGCTCCAAGATGTGAAAGGCACTTTGGAAAGGCATGAGGAGCTGCTACTTCAAGAACCAGAGGTTATTTCCCTTGCCTGGGCCACCAGCCCCATCACTGGCTTGAGAGAGATGCTCATGAGATTCCAGAGTGACATCAGTCTTGATCCTGAATCAGCCCATCCACATCTCATCCTGTCTGAAGATCTGAAGAGTGTCAAGTATGGAGATGTCCCACGGGACCTGCCTGACAACCAGCAAAGGTTCGATAGTGCTCCTGCTGTACTGGGGGACCAGACCTTCACTTCAGGCAAACACTATTGGGAGGTGAAAGTAGGAAATAAAACAGCTTGGGAAGTGGGAATCTGTAAAGATCCGGTCAGGAGAAAGGGACAAGTCTCCTCATTATCTAAGGATGCATGGACCCTCGTCAGTCTGGGATCTCGATATCATTGCTTCCTCTGGAATTGTAAATATGGCATCCATAGGAGCGAGCCTATAGACAAAGTAGGCATTTTCCTCGATTATGATAAAAGACATATAGCATTTTATGATGCCATAGACGGATCCTTAATTTCTAGTTTCTCAGACATGGTCTTTGAAGGGCCTCTTCGCCCTTACTTTTCTCCTTGCTGTCCTAATGGAGAAAGTACTCAAGGGTCAATTATGCTAATTGATGTGGGAGATTCTCACTGAGGAGTGAATGACAATGACTTGAAAGTGACTTTCTCTTCATTTCAACTTGTGTTAAAATGGACAACGGTAATTGTGTAAAATTGTTAAACCCTATAGAGAATAAATCTGAACAAATTTTGGATATAATTGTATGAAATACTTTTGTGCCATAACAAATTACTGaagataatgattaaaaaaaactggaaaattttgTATAAAGTtcaggaaagtgaagtgagcagaactaagagaatactGCACAGAATGACATTTAATATACCATGAAAAGCTATTGTCAATATTACAAATGCTCAAgtacaactccaaaggactcatgatgaagaaaCGAATTTTACTGCCAAAGGAGAAACCCAGTGGGTCTGAATGCAGTTTGAaacacaccattcttcactttactaCCCCAATGAATTCTTCTTTATCTTGTAAAcagtaagtttctttttttcacaacatgatgaacatatatttatgaaatatatatttatgcatcctatattatattacctgtcttcttggagAAGGGTGGTAGAGAGGTGTATTAAAAGAACGAGATAAAGATTTTTGGACAAAActcatttgtgaattttttcccttGGATAAAAgggtttataattatttattacatatttataacaaatcttgtattattactgttataaataaaaataaaaaagtgttagttaaaaaataatacagtTTATTTTGTTTACTTGGAGCAGAAGagcaaagaaggaagcaaaggagcAGGAGTGagtaggagagaagaaggagggggaggagagatgaagagggaagagtagagaagaaggagggggttaggggagacagaaaagaaataggTGAGAAGgactgaggagagaaaaaaagttgCAAAAATTTTCAAGCACAGAAGTAtgaagagagagatgaaaaaatgctaaatgaataaataaatattcatttcaatCGATGTTGAAATTGTCAATAAAGTTGAGCTTGATcatcaaaaccaaataaaataaagtatttaatttatatttgataattttgaaaatgggagttttttttctaattaacatTATGATGATCCACAAACATTTAATTTGCAGATCAGGTATAAAGGGAGgctgaaaaaaacatgaatgaaggtgggggaaagggaggtaAAAACGTTTTAAAAATAGAGACTGAGGAAGAGGGAGATGAAAGaatgctgaatgaatgaacaaatgaatgaatgagggaatGATTCCTTTCAATGACCTCCTTGGGAGATTGGTATGGAAAAGTGATGTTTCTGAGTGAGATACAACACAAAATGAGGATCATAGCTGCCTCAAGGGACTTCTACCGGATCAGGACAGAGAagatttctaaagaaataaatatattatcaaaaaGTATATTAAATAAGAATCACAAAAGATAAGGGAAGAGTAGGTAACTGAGGCaagatattttatgaaataaacttTATTACTACTTTCTGTTATGGTGGCTTCTCCTTTTCAATCTTCCCCTCCATCTTTTCAGAGAGCTCTGACATCTGACATCATAGGAGACATTTCACTGTCACTATATCTCTAATGAAAAAACAGGTATTTTCTACACATTCTCCATTGGCTAGAAAGCCTAAAAGACACTCATCTTTGTTTTGAAGTTCCTGGATGTGAACAACATTGTGAATGACTAGACACATTATTGTGaataagaaggggaagggaggggaggggagaactCTATCCCTTTATAGAGACTAGAAGCACTAAAGGGCTTAAGAATTCTCGGATTTAGAAAAAGGActaaaggaaagagtttaaagggtgaaattacaaaaaaaaaaaaaagggtaacataaaataaattaaaaaacctttttttctgcTACAACTCTGAGGAAAGTGCTAGCCTTATCTTTGATGAGTAGGatatcagagaagaaagaaataagaattaaatttctctttaaagaaagttaatttttaaaagattttttcattcatataattAGTAACTACCACCAccataaaaaacatttaaataaaagaatggatgaaaaattatatgcaaaaGCACAATTTCTACATTGTTCACAATTTgtcaaaatatgtaaattatatgtgtTAATATAAACATCTGTGTTTGAGTTCCctttagatttgttttactttgatacttttttctcttggctTTGTAGCTCTTTGGTTCTTAATGTAACCATCgtattattattaatctttattcttctcttttcatctcttcatatattttccttattttctttatatttccaatatttgtcatttctaataaaataatagaatctattacattaaaatatcacaatctattcagccatttctcccaatcattgcaACTGTGTTATCCCTAGTTATTTTGTCcttacaaacaaagcttccataaacatttttatacatgCACAATTTTTTAGCTTCTCAATAATTCCCTTAAGGCCTAATCCAGGTAATGGGATCTCTAATGAGCATGAGCAACTTTACAGCTCTTagtgtatatttccatcttgttttctaaaaaacaactTACAGTTGAtatagcaatgtaatattaggtaTGGTTCCACATGTTCCTATAcccatttaatttgatcaatttaACCTGTCTTATTCTCAGTTAATATGCATCCCCAGGgccatatttagctagattggtccttGGGCAGAAGGTACAATCTGTTTCCAGatccatactctttccaaaaccaagtgtTTTCTAGCTTGGTCATACCTagtagaacatttttttccaatgCCACAATCCCTCAGAAGTACAAGATTACCTCCATTGTATGTTGAGTGTTGAAGTAAgaattttaggggcagctgggtggctcagtggattgaaagccaggcctaaagatgggaggtcctaggttcaaatctgttcttagacacttccttagctatatgactctgggcaagtcacttaacccccatggcatagcctttaccactcttctgccttgtaaccaatgcacagtattgattctaagatggaaggtaaaggtttcaaaataaaagaaaatttaaaaaagaaagacttttgcagaatgtttatgctctctaaaccattgttgtcTCACCAGAAACTATGTTAGGATTCTGTGTATACTCAGTCTTACTCCTAGCCACCTGCAGGTATGTGGGAAGTGAtcagtgtaagaatttaaaatttaggtttcatGTTAATGTGAGAATTCTATAGTAATTTTGGGGTCACTGATTTCAAGATATTATAACTGAAGTAAAGATGacctttagtagctttatttacaaatagatggaatgaatgaaagttggaaaatgtaagaagaagatAAAGAATTATCTAGCTTAgcaccctaagtgctgctctaGTGTGGGGCTCAGCTCCAGCAAGGGCTTCACCATGTCCCTTGACCCCACTTGGATTTTCCAGtaattctcagccagaagtctgttGGTGTCCTCAGAAAGGGTTATACCAATGcaacctcctccaggaaaggcAGGTCTTTCTGGAACCAATCtatccagaagccaggaaaggaaggccagcttcTCCACCCACCCCAGGGGAGGTCATCTAAcactgaagtccaaaggagaagatccaggagcagtcttctAAGAAgtagtccaagagccaaagtcccaGCTCAAAGTGAAGCCAAAGTCTAAAAGTCCCTTGCACAGGATCTCCAGGACTTTTTACAGTCCTTTTTACCATGTCTCTTCcagtcccttcctccactttacaggaaccaactgcagcctttcaatttgcctagcactgcccaggaacagggcagtggcctctgaagttgacacccactttagcaagtggctTGGGAACTTaattagtgttaagtaggagtgcttaagtttttgactgattaacttaaaaactgttgattgatagacaaagaaagtttgattcccTCTTCACACCAGATAGACATCATATTTAACTTACCTCTGATTCTATTTAATTCCTtaactctttatttattttttggttatatttaactagttctgagaagggaaaattaaagtcccccaatatgattattttcttatctatttcaatctttatctcatttcattttttccttaaaaaaatctggaaacaatTACCTATGCTGCCAACAATTCCAATATTggtaatgcttcattatccatagtacctCTTACATAAGACTTATGTTCTTTGCTTTCTGTCATTGTCCCTTTAGCCTTGAGTAATTCCTCATACTGAGTTTCCATTCTATCTAGTTTAGTCTCTAGATAGTTCACTTTTAACTTTAGGTCAGTCTTTGCAGGAGCTTGCTTGATATctgcttttaaatgtttaaaaacaactGCCAAAGATTCAATCATTATGCAATCAGGGATATCTGGTGCCCAGGTTGCAGACACAGCTATTCTGTCTGCAGACTGTAGTGGTATCCTTGGGGATACAAGCTGTGGGGCTCAGCAAACAAAGTGAGATTGCTAATCCTGTCCTCTGGGGTTGCCTTGTTGATTCCACTAAAAtatgatcaaaatggatacatgaactagacataaaaggagatataaggaATTTAGAAGAATAGGGAGCATGTTACCAATCAGATGTATGGATAAGAAAGGAATTGATGAGCCAAAGATATGaaaaactttatgaaatataaaaaggacaattctgagttcattaaatttaaaaggttttgtataaataaaacaaattttgccAAGATCAGAAAGcagaaaatggaggaagaatTTTATAAACAGCCCCTCCGATAGAGGCCTCATATGTTGAAAACAGTgccaaattcataagaataagagCAATCCTCCATTTGATAACTGAATAggaacagacaatttttggatgaagaaatcaaagccatattcAGGTctttgaaaaaatgctctaactcaCTACTGTCtcgagcagtgatgggcaaactacagcccacaggccagatgtagtcccctgaaatgttctgccctgcctcaacattattcctaatctgaccaatacaatgagtaggatacaatacagtgaaactttgaaagagttgccttagaaagagactgacagatgagcatttccttccttttggccccctctttaaaaagtttgcccatcactggtttagagaaatgtaaaccaaaacaattctgaaatataaCCTCACACACACCAGGAAGGCTACAATGACACAAGGGCAAAATGAccaatgttggaagagatgtggaaaaaatggggCCATTAATATGCATTTTGGGGGGCTGAGAACTAATCTAACCACATTCAAGAACAACCAAATGGTTAACCAAATGTTGGTATATTATTATGATGGAATACCTCTGTCCCATGAGAAAGGATGAGCAgtctaattaggaaaaaaaatggaaagaattatccAGGatgatgaacagtgaaatgagcataaccaggagaatatAATATACAGTGgaagaattaatactggaagaataacttgtgaatgttaccttcatagagtgaactgaaaggtgaaaatgtgaaagacttaattCCTATGAACATATTGCTCTCCCAGCTGTGATGTGGGGAGGATAGGCAGGGGCTTAGACACTTGAGGATAGGTTTCATTAAGTAGATGTGAAGGAAAGTAAGTAAATATATAAGAGATTTATGAATTCATTTATTAGCAAAATTATTTTGCACGTGGAAATGTATGTtctttttggttttgtaaaatttggaataaaaatttgATGGCCCTGAGTAAGACACCagaaaaaatgaggacactagAAGCCTAAAGGAACttctactgaattagaaaatttatctaaagaaataattgtattatgaaaaattatatgaaataagacCAACAGATCAATAGATGGTAGGGAATAGAtaagatattttataaaatgaaattttattgctACCTTctgttttcatatcttttttcccaatttagaACTTCCTTTGAATCTTTTTAGACAACTATCACATCaaagaagcaattttaaaaaatattaatgctGTTTCTATACCTATAATTAAAAAGGTGATAATTTCCATGCAATCCCCACTGGCTAGAAAGATGAAAGTGCAAGAATGGTTTCCTCTAAACTGCCAATCTGGGAACACCAATGTGAATCTTCAGGTCCATCattgatggtttttttttaaaaaaaggaaaatttcagaaCACTGTTCTTTTGCAGAGACAAGAAGCAGTGACAAACATAGGAGTTCTTAGCTTTGGAGAGAGGGAGTAAAGGGAAAAGCTCAAAGAATGAAGGTGCAAAAAAAGGCAGACTAAACTGGGGATCTTTGttaatagtaataagaagaaaagggtttgtttggtttttcccCAAGAGGTGGCAATGGTGAATTGCTGGATAAGAAGAAAGGTGAGAAGTCAGCCCTAAAGCAGAGGCTGAAGCACTATCAAAACATGAGTTCTCACCTTTTGTGGGTGGAGTCAAGGGAGGAGCTACCAAAGACAGACATATAAAAAGACACCTCACAACTGGGTCCTGGTGTCTTTGGCTGCCAGATCCCAAGGGAGAAAGGCAGGCATTATCTCTCCTGGAAGGAATATCTGAGAAGGAAGGAATCAGAAGCCTGGGAGCATGGATCCAAGAGATTTGCTGGAAAACCTCAAGACAGATCTGACTTGCTCTATCTGCCTGGGCTACTTCACAGACCCAGTGACTGTCAGTTGTGGCCATAGCTTTTGCACAGTCTGCCTTCTGAGGTGCAGGGGAGAAGCAGAGTCAACATTCCACTGCCCAGAATGCAGAGGAATCATCGAAGAAGATGATGTGTTGCCTAATAGGAATTTGCAGACTGTGTCTGTCACTGGCAAAAGGCTCAGACCTCATCTGCTTCAGAGCATTGTGGACCTGTCTGTGTGTCATAAacatggggagaaagagaagctCTTCTGTGAAGAAGACCAGAGACTTCTCTGTGGTTCCTGTTCATTATCCCCAGGGCACAAGGACCACAGAGTCCTTCCCCTGAAAATGGCTGCTGACAAGTGCAGGGACAAGATCAAGCACACCCTGAATAACTTACAacgaaaaaaagaagaatttaatgtTGCCTTGGACAGAGCGGCCAGGAGAGAGGCACTCTGTGACAAGGCTATACACTCTTTGAAACAATCTTTTATTTCAGAATACAGGAAAGTACATGAATTCTTATGGGAGGAAGAAGAGCTCTATCTACAAAGACTAGACCAGCAATACACAGACATCTTGgcaaaactggagctcaacaagaCCAAACTGTCTCAACAGAttgaaaatctggaaagaatgcAATTAGAAGTAGAGGACAATTTGGAGAAGGGGCCCTTGGAAATGCTCCAAGATGTGAAAGGCACTTTGGAAAGGCATGAGGAGCTGCTACTTCAAGAACCAGAGGTTATTTCCCTTGCCTGGGCCACCAGCCCCATCACTGGCTTGAGAGAGATGCTCATGAGATTCCAGAGTGACATCAGTCTTGATCCTGAATCAGCCCATCCACATCTCATCCTGTCTGAAGATCTGAAGAGTGTCAAGTATGGAGATGTCCCACGGGACCTGCCTGACAACCAGCAAAGGTTCGATAGTGCTCCTGCTGTACTGGGGGACCAGACCTTCACTTCAGGCAAACACTATTGGGAGGTGAAAGTAGGAAATAAAACAGCTTGGGAAGTGGGAATCTGTAAAGATCCGGTCAGGAGAAAGGGACAAGTCTCCTCATTATCTAAGGATGCATGGACCCTCGTCAGTCTGGGATCTCGATATCATTGCTTCCTCTGGAATTGTAAATATGGCATCCATAGGAGCGAGCCTATAGACAAAGTAGGCATTTTCCTCGATTATGATAAAAGACATATAGCATTTTATGATGCCATAGACGGATCCTTAATTTCTAGTTTCTCAGACATGGTCTTTGAAGGGCCTCTTCGCCCTTACTTTTCTCCTTGCTGTCCTAATGGAGAAAGTACTCAAGGGTCAATTATGCTAATTGATGTGGGAGATTCTCACTGAGGAGTGAATGACAATGACTTGAAAGTGACTTTCTCTTCATTTCAACTTGTGTTAAAATGGACAACGGTAATTGTGTAAAATTGTTAAACCCTATAGAGAATAAATCTGAACAAATTTTGGATATAATTGTATGAAATACTTTTGTGCCATAACAAATTACTGaagataatgattaaaaaaaactggaaaattttgTATAAAGTtcaggaaagtgaagtgagcagaactaagagaatactGCACAGAATGACATTTAATATACCATGAAAAGCTATTGTCAATATTACAAATGCTCAAgtacaactccaaaggactcatgatgaagaaaCGAATTTTACTGCCAAAGGAGAAACCCAGTGGGTCTGAATGCAGTTTGAaacacaccattcttcactttactaCCCCAATGAATTCTTCTTTATCTTGTAAAcagtaagtttcttttttt
Protein-coding regions in this window:
- the LOC123241790 gene encoding probable E3 ubiquitin-protein ligase TRIML1, yielding MDPRDLLENLKTDLTCSICLGYFTDPVTVSCGHSFCTVCLLRCRGEAESTFHCPECRGIIEEDDVLPNRNLQTVSVTGKRLRPHLLQSIVDLSVCHKHGEKEKLFCEEDQRLLCGSCSLSPGHKDHRVLPLKMAADKCRDKIKHTLNNLQRKKEEFNVALDRAARREALCDKAIHSLKQSFISEYRKVHEFLWEEEELYLQRLDQQYTDILAKLELNKTKLSQQIENLERMQLEVEDNLEKGPLEMLQDVKGTLERHEELLLQEPEVISLAWATSPITGLREMLMRFQSDISLDPESAHPHLILSEDLKSVKYGDVPRDLPDNQQRFDSAPAVLGDQTFTSGKHYWEVKVGNKTAWEVGICKDPVRRKGQVSSLSKDAWTLVSLGSRYHCFLWNCKYGIHRSEPIDKVGIFLDYDKRHIAFYDAIDGSLISSFSDMVFEGPLRPYFSPCCPNGESTQGSIMLIDVGDSH